The Methanofastidiosum sp. genome includes a window with the following:
- the infB gene encoding translation initiation factor IF-2: MKNNLIPRPPIVVVTGHIDHGKTTLLSYIRKNKAILNESGNITQHISAYEIEVDVENEKRKITFLDTPGHEAFSSLRSRGAKIADIAILIIAADEGFKQQTKEALFHIKANNMPFIVAINKIDKKDSNPDKVKNELSQNEIFLEGRGGDVPCVEISSKDGQNIDLLLEMIVLMSDMREETANQDSFAKGYVLESNIDPKRGIVSTLIITDGTISKGDTIYTTTAESKVRILENFAGQSEPSLSFSSPALVIGFDQLPEPGSKFVAGKNIPQEEIENIKEEAKINFCKNQIIGEYKEGLEEEIINLIVKTDCVGSCEALIESLKVLAKETEAIFKIIDNSIGNVSEKDVKAAESSKAMIINFRVKVDSEVKNYIERNSLKIIEGETVYKIIEQLEQIYLSKQELKPILKARLKILATFNDSKGFKVVGGELFEGQINNKEKFEIKREDILIGTGSINGIQCQKQKVQTLGAINECGLMVNSNEEILKGDILEFYQ, from the coding sequence ATGAAGAACAATCTAATACCAAGACCGCCAATTGTAGTTGTTACTGGCCATATTGATCATGGCAAAACAACCCTATTGTCGTATATAAGAAAAAACAAAGCCATTTTAAATGAAAGTGGCAATATTACTCAACATATCAGCGCCTATGAAATAGAAGTTGATGTAGAAAATGAAAAAAGAAAAATAACTTTTTTAGATACTCCGGGACATGAAGCCTTCTCTTCTTTGCGTTCAAGAGGTGCCAAAATAGCCGACATTGCCATTTTAATTATTGCTGCTGATGAAGGTTTTAAACAACAAACAAAAGAAGCCCTTTTTCATATTAAAGCAAACAACATGCCTTTTATTGTGGCTATAAATAAGATAGATAAAAAAGATTCTAATCCAGACAAAGTAAAAAATGAACTTTCTCAAAATGAAATCTTTCTCGAAGGTAGAGGCGGAGATGTTCCTTGTGTAGAGATATCTTCTAAAGATGGGCAAAATATTGATTTATTGTTAGAAATGATTGTTTTAATGTCTGACATGAGAGAAGAAACAGCAAATCAAGATTCTTTTGCCAAAGGATATGTTTTAGAATCAAACATTGATCCTAAAAGAGGCATAGTCAGCACCCTGATCATTACGGACGGAACTATTAGTAAGGGAGATACTATCTATACTACTACAGCAGAGAGTAAGGTTAGAATATTAGAAAATTTTGCTGGACAGTCAGAACCATCACTTAGCTTTTCTTCCCCTGCTTTAGTTATTGGCTTTGATCAACTACCTGAGCCAGGCAGCAAATTTGTTGCTGGCAAAAATATTCCTCAAGAAGAAATAGAAAATATAAAAGAAGAAGCCAAGATCAATTTTTGTAAAAATCAAATAATCGGAGAATACAAAGAAGGCCTGGAGGAAGAAATAATTAATCTAATTGTTAAAACTGATTGCGTAGGCTCTTGCGAAGCACTAATAGAAAGCTTAAAGGTTTTGGCAAAAGAAACCGAGGCGATTTTTAAAATAATTGACAACAGCATTGGAAATGTTTCTGAAAAGGATGTAAAAGCTGCTGAATCAAGCAAAGCTATGATTATTAATTTTAGAGTAAAAGTCGATAGTGAGGTAAAAAATTATATAGAAAGAAATAGTTTAAAAATTATTGAAGGAGAAACAGTTTATAAAATAATCGAACAGCTTGAACAAATTTATTTAAGCAAACAAGAGTTAAAACCAATTCTAAAAGCTAGATTAAAAATTTTAGCTACCTTTAATGATTCAAAAGGGTTCAAGGTTGTTGGCGGAGAGCTTTTTGAAGGGCAAATAAATAACAAAGAAAAGTTTGAAATAAAAAGAGAAGATATTTTAATCGGCACAGGGTCTATCAACGGCATTCAATGCCAAAAACAAAAAGTTCAAACTCTAGGAGCCATAAATGAATGTGGCTTAATGGTCAATTCCAATGAGGAAATTTTAAAGGGAGATATTTTAGAATTTTATCAATAA
- a CDS encoding ribosome-binding factor A has protein sequence MDKKIKTQYSRAEEVGKLIAQYIKDNDYHDRNTLVTVTEVKLNEKLDLAKVFLSVYPEEKIIPVFSKIQDDRRSIQTYINKKLACRFAPRIELNLEM, from the coding sequence ATGGACAAAAAAATAAAAACACAATATTCAAGAGCTGAAGAAGTTGGTAAGTTAATTGCTCAATACATCAAAGATAATGACTATCATGATCGCAACACTTTAGTAACAGTAACAGAAGTAAAACTAAATGAAAAACTTGATTTAGCAAAAGTTTTTTTATCTGTTTATCCAGAAGAAAAAATTATACCAGTTTTTTCTAAAATACAAGATGATCGCAGAAGCATCCAAACTTATATAAACAAAAAACTAGCTTGCCGATTTGCACCAAGGATAGAGTTAAATTTAGAGATGTAG
- a CDS encoding ABC transporter substrate-binding protein yields MEQNFFKKYRIFFLAGLVVLVFAFGANLLQFTGRNITLTVWGTHLSEQEFNTYVGGKNIRLKNTQVTFEYQEIKPEEYEQKLFNAFIRNESPDIFMVNNFQLGQFGKLIYPFNLDNKSYNIGTIQRDFPTIIEKEAVISNYLYISPLSIDTLALYYNRNIFDSLAIPAGPRT; encoded by the coding sequence ATGGAACAAAACTTTTTTAAAAAATATCGTATTTTTTTCTTGGCTGGGTTGGTTGTTTTAGTTTTTGCCTTTGGAGCCAATCTTTTACAATTTACTGGTAGAAATATTACTTTGACAGTTTGGGGAACACACTTATCAGAGCAAGAATTTAATACCTATGTTGGAGGGAAAAATATTCGACTAAAAAATACTCAGGTTACCTTTGAGTACCAGGAAATAAAACCCGAAGAATATGAACAAAAACTTTTTAATGCCTTTATACGAAACGAGAGTCCTGATATTTTTATGGTTAACAACTTTCAATTAGGCCAATTTGGAAAGCTTATTTATCCTTTTAATTTAGATAATAAGAGCTATAACATTGGCACCATTCAAAGAGATTTTCCAACTATCATTGAAAAAGAAGCTGTTATTAGTAACTATCTTTATATTTCTCCTCTATCAATAGACACCTTGGCTTTATATTACAATAGAAATATTTTTGACAGTCTAGCTATACCTGCAGGACCAAGAACCTGA
- a CDS encoding class I SAM-dependent methyltransferase, with translation MSIADLGCGSGIFTIELAKSLHGSGKILAFDIQESSLSFLRERANYNNVGHLIETKVIDLENKNFSSGMASSFDMVTVVNMLFQIKDKKKFISEAKKLLKPNGFLVVID, from the coding sequence ATGTCTATCGCTGACTTGGGCTGTGGCTCTGGCATTTTTACTATTGAACTAGCAAAATCACTTCATGGCAGCGGTAAAATTTTAGCTTTTGATATTCAAGAATCTTCTTTGTCTTTTTTAAGAGAGAGAGCCAATTATAACAATGTTGGACATCTGATTGAAACTAAAGTAATTGATCTAGAAAATAAAAATTTTAGCTCAGGCATGGCTAGTTCTTTTGATATGGTAACTGTTGTAAACATGCTTTTTCAAATAAAAGATAAGAAAAAATTTATCTCGGAAGCAAAAAAACTCTTAAAACCGAATGGTTTTTTGGTGGTTATAGATTGA